The genomic region GGACCGCTTTGGCCTGCTTCATCAGCCAGGGTAGGCGGTTGTAGGCGATGGTGGCAAACGGCGTCTCCACCGACCCGAAGCTGCCGTAGAAATGCGCCACGTTGGCTACTTCGGGCGCCTCAAAATCAAAATATAGTGTCTGGCCCGCATGGGTGCGAAACACCTCATCCAGGAGCAGCGAAATGGCTCCGGCTTCCTTGCCAGCCTCGGTCGAGGAGTTGAAAATATAAATCAGCTGCTCCTTGAAACGAAATAGCAGAATCATGGCTATTACCTCGCCCTGAGCCGATACGGCTTGCCACATAGTCGCCATGTGCCGCTGCGTAGCCGCCGCGTACAAGGCCTTCAGCAGCCGGTACTCATAAGCCTCACCGATGATGCCGTAGATAGAAGGCGCCGTGTTTTCGTGGAAGATCTGCACCATCCGGTCGATGTTGGTGCTGGGCTCGATGCGCAGGTCGCGACGGCGGGCCTGGTTGAGGCGCCACCGACGGTTGCGCTTATAGCCGGCCAGCAGTTGCGGGTAGGGCGGCTGCAACGAGAGGTAGTACGTAGTGAAAGCCTCCACCGGCACCCCTACCCCATTGCCAGCCAGCACGTCCGTATTAGCCGCGTTAAACGAATACCGCGTGACAACCCGGAACAACTGGCGCAACAGGCGGCCGATGACCTCCCAGTCCTCGGTAGTAGGTACCTCAAGGGAGAACACACCCAACTGCTGCGCAAACAACGGTTGCTGGAGGTAGCGGAAACCAAACTTCCGGCGCACGGGTAGCGGCATCACGGCCACGTAGCGCCCCTGTTCCTCTTTCACCAGTGCCTCCCAGCCGGGCGACACGATATCGAGGTACCAGGAAAGCGCATAGATGAGCCCATTGGGCGCCTGCTCGAGCAGCGCATCCCACTGCACGCGGTCTATCTTGTTGTGCCGGAGGTGATGTATCATCGGCCTTGGTTGACTTCCGCAGAATAGCGGAGAGGCTAAAAGTAGCGACGAAAGTTGAAGCCAGCTTTTGGAGGACGTTTCGCTTCGCTGACATGCTCAAAACTTCGATTGACCTGAGGTAGTTATGTCAGTCAAAATGCATTCGAAACAAGCCTAAGACTCCTCCTATGAAAGCTATTTGGAACAACACCGTACTGGCCGAAAGCGACGACACGGTAGTGGTAGAAAACAACCACTATTTCCCGGCCGATTCTTTGAAACGCGAGTTTTTTGAAGACAGCATTGCCGGCACTACCTGCCCCTGGAAAGGCCGCGCCAGCTACTACTCCGTGCGCGTGAACGGTGAGCTGAACAAGGACGCCGCCTGGTATTACCCCGACCCCAAAGAAGCTGCCCAGCAGATCAAAGGACGCGTGGCTTTCTGGAAAGGGGTGCAGGTGACTTCTTAGTGGGCGTAACCCTCCGGGCGGGCCGGCGTTTGTAGGGAGATGCAGCTGCGGCTGCCTCCCTCTCTCCTACCTTTCCTTTTGCTCTGCTGAAGCCTATGCCTCATTTTTCCCTACCCCGTTTGCTACTCCCCCTGCTGGGCACCGCTCTCGCATTGAATGCCTGCGACTCGCAGCGCACCACCACCGAAACTGCCGACCCCGCCATACGCTCTGTACCAACGGAGGCCGTCAGCTTCCGCAAAGAAGTAACCGATGGCGACCACCGGTTTGTGGTGCAAACCACCGGCGAGGGTAGCCAACGCCAACTCATGCTTCGCGCCGAGAAGAACGGCCGCGAGCTGACCACTACCCGGCAGTCACTCAACGGACAAGTATCAGACGTGGTAGTAACGAATCTCAACGAAGACGACTTCCCCGAACTGCTGATCTTTGTAGCTGATGCGGGCAGCGGCTCCTATGGACAGTTGCTGGGCTACGAGTTCATGAACCAGGGCCGCCGCCCCGTGGCCCTCCCCGACCTGAGCGGCCCCGCCGCCCAGGGCTACCAGGGCCACGACGAGTTCAAGGTAGTAGGCCACGAAGTGCAACGCATGTTCCCCATCTACCAAGCTGCCGATGCCAACTGCTGCCCCTCGGGTGGCACCCGCACCGTGCGCTACACCCTACCCGCCGAAGGTCTCACGCTCCAGCAGGTAGCCTTTGCCGATCAGAAGTAGCGTAGTAACCCGCTGAAACGGAAAGCCCGTCACGTTTTGCGCGACGGGCTTTTCTAGTTTTTTCCTATTCCTTAGTGGGCTAGTCAATCCATTTGAACTTATACTCCAGCTTGGGCACGGGCATACGGTCGGCCACGCGGCGCAGGCGAGCGGGTAGGGCCATCACGTAGTCGCGGGCTTTTTCGGCAGTGGAATTCAGGCCGGTGCGGTCGGCAATTTTCCAGTCTATTAGCAGCGTGTCCAAGATGTCGGTGTAGTCTTGGCTGGTATACACGCCAATACGTTGGGCAGCATCGGTGAAGTGACCGAAAGTTTTGCCCATCTCGATGCCCAGCTCGCGCATATAGTGCGCTGGCATCACGATTTTCTTGCGCATCATGTCCTCAAACGCCAGCATCATCTCCGAAGGGTCTACCTCAAAAATCTTATCAACGAAGGTTTTGTAGACGCGGGCGTGGCGGGTTTCGTCGCCGGCAATCATACCGCAGATTTTAGACAGTTGGTCGTCGCCGGCTTTGCGGGCAAACTGGCCCACGCGGCGGTGCGAGATGTTGGTGGCCATTTCCTGGTAGCTGGTGTAAACAAACGCCCGGTAGGGGTCGTGGGCCGTGCCCAGGTCGAAGCCATCGGCAATGAGGTGTTGGGTGGAGGCCTCAAACTCGCGCATGTTTACGCGGCCCGAAAGGTAGAGGTAGCGGTTGAGCAGGTCACCATGGCGGTTTTCCTCGGCCGTCCAGCCCCGAATCCACTGTGCCCAGCCATTGTCGCGGTCGCGGTTCAAGTCATCCAACTCGTGAAACCACGCTTCATAGTTGGGTAGGGCTTCTTCGGTGATGGTGTCGCCTACCAGCACGGCCAGCAGATCGTAGCTGAGGCCAGCAGCCCGCTCGCGCAGCAGCTTCACCTCATCAAAAAACGTATCCAGACGCGAATCGGGAATGTAGTCGGAAGGCTGCCAGCTGTCTTCTACGGTACGGAGAAAAGTGCCAATGTTTTCCTTTACGAACGATTCGAGGTGCATGAGCACTTCGGCGCGGGAGATGGCAGTAGAGAGCATAGCAGGAGAGGCAAAAAAGAGAAAAAAAGCAATTACGCGTCAAATGTATGTATTCACTACCCCTCATTGGGCAGAATAAGTCCATTTCTGCTCTATAAAATTTTGGCTTTACTAGCTTTCTTCACAGGAAGCACACTTGGCTTATACGGTTGAAGCTGGTCAGTATGCCGAACAGAGTCGGGTGCCAGTCCGCGTAGCTGCATTATAGGTTGATTTGCCTGTTGGGTGCGTTCTAATTGAATATTAAGCAGTTCGGCACCAGCTGGGGTAAGCAGCCACTGCACGGTGCTGTCTTGCTGGGCTAAACGGCGCAGGGATTCTGGCATGGCCCGTGCCCCGGTAAGCGATGCCCGAAATACGGGTTGCGAGGGGTCGAGGGCTTGCCATCCCACAAGCGACAAGACGCGTCCCGGCAGCGGCCACTCTGCGTCAAAGGGACTTCGGGATTTGTAGTAGCGTTCAATACCGTCGGACACGAATAGGGTGGTAGCCGGCTGTGCCAGACCACGTAGCGCGTGCTTGTTGGCTTGTTGCTCAGCGTATAGCATTTGCCGGCGATGCACAGTTTTGTAGCCGTACAGCCCGAGCACGAGTACCAGCCCTACCACCACCGGCCATGGCCGACGCGGTAGCCGCTCGGCGCGCTTCAGGATAAAGATGCCGTTGGCCAGCACCCAGGCGTCGAGGTAGGGCAGCGCCAGGCGGGGCGGCAGCTTGAGCACGCCCGCCAGCAGCAGCCCTCCTACGCCAAACCCCAACTGCACCAGCACAAACTCGCGCCGCCCAATGTGTCGGGCTCGGCGCGCTACCCAAACCCACGACAGCAGTAGCAGCGCCAGCAGCGGAAAGTAATTTCGCACCAGCAGCTGGGCAGTTTCCTGAAGCTTGCCAGACAGCTTTTCCTGCATAAAATAGGCTGCGTCCAACGGCAGCGCCCGCTGGAACAGCGCTTCGTTTACGAGGGTCGAATCGGCCAGAAACCAGTGCTGCACAGCGCGTACCCCCAGGCTATCGGCGGCGGTATGGGGGGTAGGGCGCAGCAGCTGGTAGTCGTTGAGGTTGGATTTGAGTACGTCGAGGCGGCGGTAGGTGGCGGCCACGGGCGAGCGGGTGAGATTCACGGCCAGCGCACCTACCAGCGCCAGCGCGGCTGCCCCAACCAGCACCCGCCCGCTGCGCCGGCCGCTCAGCCACCACGCACCCGGCACGGCCAGCAGCAGCCCCAGCACCGCCGCACTCGGCCGAATCAGCCATGCTACCCCGAAGGCCAGCAGGCCTAGTACCAGCGCACTCGTGCGCTTGGGCCGGGCGGCACTGTGCCATACGCCGGCTGCTGCCAGCAGCACCGGCACCCGCAGGTAGTTGAACCACATGGCATGCTCCAGCCACCCTACCAGAAAAAAAAGCGCCAGGGCCACTGCCGTTTCGCCCGGCCGCAGCCAGGCCCGTAGTCGCCTGTACAATACTCCAAACAGCAGCGCAGTAGCCAGATAGAGCAGGCCGTACAGCAACAGGCCATACCAGGGTACGGCGGACCACTGCTGGTAGAGGGAGACCAGCGGCGCGGCCAGCCCATGAAAGTACAGGTGCAGGTTGGTAATGGGCCCCGCACTCATGCGCCCCTGCAGCAGCAGCGTCAGCACAGTGTCGTCGTTGGTTTCGTAGTAGCTACCGAGGCCGATGAGGGTAATCAGCAACAGCAGCGCGGGTAACAGCCAGACCGTGAGCCGGCGCCGGGAGATGCGGTATGCCATAGCTCGCAAAGAACGGGAGTTTGAGGTAGTATTGACGCGGCGGCGTGCTTCTGATAGCTTCAGCGACTCAACTGCTTAACTTGCCGCGTGAACTTCTCCCTTGCTCGCCTACCCCTGCTCACGCTGCTATTTGTGGTGCTGATGACCGTTGCGTTTTTCATCTTTGCCCACGAAGGGCTGTATGCGTTGGACGACTATTTCTACTCTCGCTACGCTCACCAGCTGCTCAATGGCACCTTTCGAGTGCAGCCCGACCCATTGGGCCTGCTCCACGACCCATTGAAAGAACGACCCTTGATTTTTGGGCCAGTGGCGGGGTTGTATGCACTGCTGGGCATCAACATTATTTCCACTACCCTGTGGCCGCTGCTGGCCACGCTGGGCTGCGTGGGTATTCTCTACGCTTTATACCACCGTCGGGCGCCGGTGGTGGCCAGCGCGGCCATGCTGCTGCTGGGGCTGCACTATTTCACGCTGGACCTCACGCGCTACCTCTACCCCGATAATATTCTGATGCTGTGGTGCTTGGCCAGCGCTGCCGCCTTGCTGCGGGGTAGGCAGGCCACGCGGCGGCGCGTGCTGTGGGGCGCGGGCTTTGCGCTGCTCAATTTCGCGGCCCTGCTCAGCAAGGAAACCATCGTGTACTACCTACCCTTCTACCTGCTCCTGCTGGGCCGCGACGTGCTGCACCGCCGTCACGGACGCTTTTGGCTGGCAGCCCTGCTCACGGGAGCAGCCTTGCTGGGGGCTTATTTGTGGTTTTACCAGGTGTACACCAACGACGCGCTGTATCGCCTGCACCTGATTGAGCACACCAACGAGTTTATGCGGGACAACAATTACCTGTTCGGCAACCGCGCCGCGCTGGTGGCTCGCATTACGTGGCAGCCGCTCGCGTTTCTGGTCAACATCGGGCTGGGGCTGATGCTGGTGCTGGCGGGTGTGGCCTTCCCCTTACTACGCCGGCCGCACTCCGACGCCCGCTTCTGGCTGGTGCTGGCTGGGTCCACGCTACTGCTGTATTGGGTAGGAAGTACGTCGCTCAGCCAGTACAATCCGATCACGTTGCTGCCGCGCATGACTACCCCCCTGCTCCCCCCGCTGGCGCTGGCGGCGGGCTTTGGGGTAGCGCGACTCTGGCAAACGGGGCGTGGCTACTGGGTGGCCGGGGGGGTACTGCTGGCACTGGCGGTTTGGCTGCACACCAGCCAATCAGCGCTGTATGCACTGCCGGGCCTGTACTTTGTGGGGGTAGGCGCATGGCGCCGCAGCCAGGCGGCCCGGCAGCTAGCGTTGCCCGCTACGGCGGCCCTCACCGTGCTGGTGCTGGCGGCAGCGCTCAGCATACGGCCCGTGTATTTCATGCGCAAGCCCAGCGTATCGGCGCACTTTGCGCAGGACCGGCTTATCCGGCAACAGCTGGCCGCACCGGCAGGCGGCGGTGTGGTATTCGTGGATGACTACCTGATCGGCAACTACGACTTCTACCACGGCTATCAGCTGCCCCAAAACCTGCAATACCGTCGCTACTGGGCCCGCGACTCGGTGCAGCTGGCGCCCGGCCAGCAGGCGTGGCTGCTGCTCAACCGCGCTACCCTCAGCAACGACGAGCTGACCCGCACGCTCATCCGCTACTCCCCCGATTCGGTGCTGAGCTGGTATCCGCACCGCCACCTGATAGCGCAGGACGGTCGGGTGGAGCTGTATAAGGTAAATCCTCAGTAGCTAACTCATTATGATCTGCGCTATAATCCGCAACTACGGCGCCGTGAGGCTATAACACTTTTGTATAGGTTTCCACCACCTCCCCTTTGGCACCAAACCCTTCCTTATAGCTCAACAGACCGTAGTTGACCTCCCCTTTCACCGTGGAAATGCCGAATGACAACCGCTGGTATATGCCCTGTGCCTGCTGCAGTATATGATACAGAATTGCATCAACCGCGCCCACCAGCCTACCCTCGGCATTTGTTGAGATATACTGACTATGCAGGTAGCCTTTGTGTGCCTCCTTGAACACTACTACCCCCGCCAGTATTCGGTTTTCAACTTGCGCTACGTATAATTCTATGTTTTCGGGGTGCCTTTCGTGCAAGTAGGTAATTTCTGCCAGCGTATGCACCGGTTTCACACCATGCACCTGCCAGAGATTATCGGTTAATATCG from Hymenobacter aerilatus harbors:
- a CDS encoding GNAT family N-acetyltransferase; translation: MIHHLRHNKIDRVQWDALLEQAPNGLIYALSWYLDIVSPGWEALVKEEQGRYVAVMPLPVRRKFGFRYLQQPLFAQQLGVFSLEVPTTEDWEVIGRLLRQLFRVVTRYSFNAANTDVLAGNGVGVPVEAFTTYYLSLQPPYPQLLAGYKRNRRWRLNQARRRDLRIEPSTNIDRMVQIFHENTAPSIYGIIGEAYEYRLLKALYAAATQRHMATMWQAVSAQGEVIAMILLFRFKEQLIYIFNSSTEAGKEAGAISLLLDEVFRTHAGQTLYFDFEAPEVANVAHFYGSFGSVETPFATIAYNRLPWLMKQAKAVRMALVRRLRPRKG
- a CDS encoding DUF427 domain-containing protein, translated to MKAIWNNTVLAESDDTVVVENNHYFPADSLKREFFEDSIAGTTCPWKGRASYYSVRVNGELNKDAAWYYPDPKEAAQQIKGRVAFWKGVQVTS
- a CDS encoding acyl-ACP desaturase, coding for MLSTAISRAEVLMHLESFVKENIGTFLRTVEDSWQPSDYIPDSRLDTFFDEVKLLRERAAGLSYDLLAVLVGDTITEEALPNYEAWFHELDDLNRDRDNGWAQWIRGWTAEENRHGDLLNRYLYLSGRVNMREFEASTQHLIADGFDLGTAHDPYRAFVYTSYQEMATNISHRRVGQFARKAGDDQLSKICGMIAGDETRHARVYKTFVDKIFEVDPSEMMLAFEDMMRKKIVMPAHYMRELGIEMGKTFGHFTDAAQRIGVYTSQDYTDILDTLLIDWKIADRTGLNSTAEKARDYVMALPARLRRVADRMPVPKLEYKFKWID
- a CDS encoding ArnT family glycosyltransferase, which codes for MNFSLARLPLLTLLFVVLMTVAFFIFAHEGLYALDDYFYSRYAHQLLNGTFRVQPDPLGLLHDPLKERPLIFGPVAGLYALLGINIISTTLWPLLATLGCVGILYALYHRRAPVVASAAMLLLGLHYFTLDLTRYLYPDNILMLWCLASAAALLRGRQATRRRVLWGAGFALLNFAALLSKETIVYYLPFYLLLLGRDVLHRRHGRFWLAALLTGAALLGAYLWFYQVYTNDALYRLHLIEHTNEFMRDNNYLFGNRAALVARITWQPLAFLVNIGLGLMLVLAGVAFPLLRRPHSDARFWLVLAGSTLLLYWVGSTSLSQYNPITLLPRMTTPLLPPLALAAGFGVARLWQTGRGYWVAGGVLLALAVWLHTSQSALYALPGLYFVGVGAWRRSQAARQLALPATAALTVLVLAAALSIRPVYFMRKPSVSAHFAQDRLIRQQLAAPAGGGVVFVDDYLIGNYDFYHGYQLPQNLQYRRYWARDSVQLAPGQQAWLLLNRATLSNDELTRTLIRYSPDSVLSWYPHRHLIAQDGRVELYKVNPQ